The Theobroma cacao cultivar B97-61/B2 chromosome 2, Criollo_cocoa_genome_V2, whole genome shotgun sequence genome includes the window CCTATCACCAGGGAGTTTTCACCTAGCCTCTTCACCTTTTCCAGTCACTAGTCAGTCTTTTGGTAATGAGATTTCTTACTGTAACCTTTCTTCCTTCTTAACAGCAGCCTCCTTAGCAAACCAACTCCTTGCTTCTTGCTTGGCACAATAGCCAAAGCCATAACTGCAGTGTTAGTACCTTCCTTCTTGGAACCAAGATGTGCTTCTGAAGTATTTACCACCAAACCAGAAGCTTGCAAGTTCTTACAATTATTGGAGTCAGGAAGGGATGAATTCTCTGCTTCTCCAATGCTTAAAGTTCCTCTAATATTGGGAGACTTGTGAACCTCTGCTTTAGAACCATCCTCAGCTAGCATTCGATCACGCAAGGAGAAGCGTCTGTTCACCCTTCTGTTATTTATTACAGTGGTGGCGGCACCACTGCTGGAGAAAACCTTGTCAAAGAGTGCTGCATCTTGTGGTGAAGCCAACACCTTTAATTGCTTACCTAGGTTCAGAATTGTTTCTTGGCACTCTGCCAACTTCACTGAAGCTGCTGTAATTTCCCAACCCTGCTCGTTGGAAAAGCAGAATACATAATCAGTGTTTGATATCTGTTTTCCATTTTCAATTGCATTTGTTGGCCACGTGTTTACAGAAagttgaactcaatatataacAAAACCTTTACTCAAAATAGAAAGATCAGCATTTTGCATGATCTCACTGCTAATGCATCATACAATATTACAATGACCTATCAATTGCCAATGCTACATGTCAGAAAAAACCAAATGTCAAATCAATTATGTACATTCTATGATTTTCATATTGAgagaataaatcaataaatagaTAAACAGATTCTACAAAAACTAGTTAGTTCAATTCCTAAGGCATGATGTTACCATTCTGAGAAGATTATAATCAAACTTTAGTATTTCAGGCATGTAGACAGTCTTTTCTAATAGAGGAGAAATAGGAAAAACTGTGAATGACTTACGTTTTGAGATTGCTTCCCCTCTCGATTCATGACATACTTTGGTGTTTCTTTCCTTGCCACACTGTGAATTTTATGTTCCAGAAATCAGAACTATATTTACATGTTCCTTTAGTATTCACAGGAAGTTAAACTAAGAAATGGAATTTTACCTCTCTAACTGGAGTTGAAGCTCAAGACATGTAGCTTCTAGCTCTTCACAACAGTTATTTTTGTACTCCAACTCAACTTCCAAAGATGAGCACTTCTGGAAGATTTCATTCAGTTTAGCTTTTGCAACTGTAAGCTGGGTATCAAGATCTTCATTAATTGATTTCTGATTTTCAACCTGATCCTCAATCATttcctttgtttcttttgatatCTTGAGTTCTGTTTGTAAGCTTCCAATGCTTTGTTCTGATTCATGAAGTTGTACTGTCAAGGCCTCACTCTTGTCAGTTGCTGACTCCAGCCTGGCTTCCATATTCTTCAAATCATCTTTTAatctcttgttttcttcttccaaGCTACACTGAATACCCTCCTTTTCGGAGATAACATTCAGATTCTGGTCATGTGAAGAAGCAAAGGAGCCTAAGCATGATGATTGTTCTTCAGAAATATGGATCACATCTGGTTCCAATACTAAAACATTCCCTTCAGAACCAACGTCTTTATCATTTTGTGATTCAATCCAACCAAAATGCCTTTTGATCTTATCCCTTGCACTTGAGGCTTCCTTAGGAGTAACACAGTTGTTCAACATCCAGTCCAAAGCAAATGAGAGTTCTCCagcaaaattttcaagatcaGCCCTTTTATTCAACAGATCATTGCAAGTGCGAAGAAATTGTTGTAGAACAGTGCTTAATTCAGAACTTTTCCATTGAAAAACACGGACAAAGTAATCTGCATGAGCTACTGCTTGTTTGGGACTTTGATCTCTCTCTAGACAACTGCTAGAGGTATTGTAAGATGTTAGATCAATTCCTTCAATCAGCTCAACAATTTTAGAGATTGACTTGCTCAGATTAGATTGAAACTGTtgcttctttgttttttctgcTGAGTTCTCAACAGTAGAAGCTCCACTGAGTGAACCTACAGAAGGAGATGTGTTTGGAGATTTCCAGCCTATGTAGCCACTGATATGGAGAGCATCAGATTCTATTGGATGCATTGAGCATGCTGTTTTACTAACATCACCATCAGTTAAAAGAGTGCTACAACCCAAAGCAATTTTGATGTCCTCGAGAATTTCATCTAAACTTCGGTTGGAAATACGTTTGTGCTCGGAGATAGCATGCAAAACAACCTGAAGCCAATCAAAAGATCTTTCAGCTGCTACATCTCTTGAGTGAATCTGTTTTGTGTTGCTGAAACCACAGTGACCCTGCCCAAATGGAAGCAATCCCTCACCATCTGATACTGGATTATATCCACCTCCAGAAACTAAGGCTAATTTTTCCATCTCAACAAAATCGTCCATTAATCTCATTTCTGGAACTGTAATCGCCTTGTGTTCCATTGGATTCCTAAGTTTTCTGTCTCTAGAATGTGCAGGTTCTGAAATCAAAGCATTAGCCCATGAACAAGAAGAGCTAATTCCATCAATACTGCCAATATCAAAACCTGATGTTTGAGATAGTTCACTAGATATTGGACTACTCCTTACCAGCTCCATGGAGTTCTGTCCTGTAAACAGCTTTTTAGGCTGAATCTCAACCTGTGTTGGCCTGGATAATGTTTGAGAGCATGCTAAACTTGATGACTGGAGTTGAGCATTTTTCTTGGTCATGATTTCTTTGAGAGTCCTGTTTTCTTCTTCCACATTGCGTAATTGCTCTAACAGGAGATTGATGTTCTTAGTTGGATTATCAGGAGAATTTTCAGTGGCAGAGTCTCTGATAATCAAATCTCTAGTGGAATtcaactttcttcttctcagCTCTGTCTTGTCCCTCCCCAGCATTTCAACttcattcttcattttcatcacAGCAGCAGGACCTGGCAGCCTCTTTTGCAGAAGGAGACGTAACTTCTGGCATTCTGCTTCCAACTTTGCGATTTTCTTTACACCATCCAAATGTTGCTTATGTGCTAAGTCAGCTGATCGACGGTTGTATTCCATCTCTTCATTTCGGATCTCAAGCTCCTTCTCGAGGACATGAAACTCATATTT containing:
- the LOC18607964 gene encoding filament-like plant protein 7, coding for MDHKTWLWRKKSSEKTIVATDKVDMSLKRIDEEVQMPPMEGPRDRIVKNLNEKLASVLLDCHAKEDLVTKNVKMAPEANAGWEKAEADAIFLKKELEEALRQGKLANEKLTRSDAALKECMQQLNFFREEQEQRMRDAIMKTSSEFEKAQESLQDKLTETNRRLEELVVENSRLSKALLVKEKLIEDQQKHKSQAEAEFGALMARLDFTEKENTFLKYEFHVLEKELEIRNEEMEYNRRSADLAHKQHLDGVKKIAKLEAECQKLRLLLQKRLPGPAAVMKMKNEVEMLGRDKTELRRRKLNSTRDLIIRDSATENSPDNPTKNINLLLEQLRNVEEENRTLKEIMTKKNAQLQSSSLACSQTLSRPTQVEIQPKKLFTGQNSMELVRSSPISSELSQTSGFDIGSIDGISSSCSWANALISEPAHSRDRKLRNPMEHKAITVPEMRLMDDFVEMEKLALVSGGGYNPVSDGEGLLPFGQGHCGFSNTKQIHSRDVAAERSFDWLQVVLHAISEHKRISNRSLDEILEDIKIALGCSTLLTDGDVSKTACSMHPIESDALHISGYIGWKSPNTSPSVGSLSGASTVENSAEKTKKQQFQSNLSKSISKIVELIEGIDLTSYNTSSSCLERDQSPKQAVAHADYFVRVFQWKSSELSTVLQQFLRTCNDLLNKRADLENFAGELSFALDWMLNNCVTPKEASSARDKIKRHFGWIESQNDKDVGSEGNVLVLEPDVIHISEEQSSCLGSFASSHDQNLNVISEKEGIQCSLEEENKRLKDDLKNMEARLESATDKSEALTVQLHESEQSIGSLQTELKISKETKEMIEDQVENQKSINEDLDTQLTVAKAKLNEIFQKCSSLEVELEYKNNCCEELEATCLELQLQLESVARKETPKYVMNREGKQSQNGWEITAASVKLAECQETILNLGKQLKVLASPQDAALFDKVFSSSGAATTVINNRRVNRRFSLRDRMLAEDGSKAEVHKSPNIRGTLSIGEAENSSLPDSNNCKNLQASGLVVNTSEAHLGSKKEGTNTAVMALAIVPSKKQGVGLLRRLLLRRKKGYSKKSHYQKTD